CGCCTCAGATCCCGTCGCACCAGACCATCAACAAAACCCACCAGTCCCGCCAGGAGGAACATCGGCATACTCAGCAGCAGAATCATCACGCGCGTGATGAACGTTAAGCTGGTGTACATGGCAGCCAGCAGATAGTCCTCCAGCACCCGAAATAGCAGCAGGCTGTAGCGCTGCACATGACCGGCCTCCGCTGGGATCGGCTGTCTGGCCTGCTCGGCAAAGGCCATAAATCCGGTCTTCACAAACGCCCACTCATACACGTTCTGCACAACGCCACTGGCCAGCACCACCGGCTGGCTATGCAGCAGGGAGTGACGAAACCCTGAGCTGAAATACCCCATCTCCTGTTCCATCATCTGCTGAGCATGGGTATAGCCCTGTTCCGGGTAGAAGAACGCGATGCCGATCCACTCCATCACCAGGCTGAAAAACAGCGACAGCATCAGCACACCCAACGCCCTGATTGGCAACTCAAACACGCGACCAAAGAAGCCGATCCGTCGCTGCTGCTGACGTTCCGCCTGATCAACCGGTTCTGCACGGGCCATTAGTTGTCACCTCCCATCTGCTGTGCCGACT
This genomic interval from Pokkaliibacter sp. MBI-7 contains the following:
- a CDS encoding TIGR03747 family integrating conjugative element membrane protein; this translates as MARAEPVDQAERQQQRRIGFFGRVFELPIRALGVLMLSLFFSLVMEWIGIAFFYPEQGYTHAQQMMEQEMGYFSSGFRHSLLHSQPVVLASGVVQNVYEWAFVKTGFMAFAEQARQPIPAEAGHVQRYSLLLFRVLEDYLLAAMYTSLTFITRVMILLLSMPMFLLAGLVGFVDGLVRRDLRRFGAGLESSFWYHHIKRWVVPSFVLVWIVYLSLPFSVHPNVVLLPCSALFGLIVSLTVGQFKKYF